CGAGTGGCTGAAGCCGGTGCTGGAGCCCACCTACGGCATCATCCTCTATCAGGAACAGGTGATGCAGATCGCCCAGGTGCTGGCGGGCTACACCCTGGGCCAGGCCGACATGCTGCGTCGCGCCATGGGCAAGAAGAAGCCCGAGGAGATGGCCAAGCAGCGTGCCGGCTTCATGGAGGGGTGTGCGGCCAACGGCATCGACAAGGAGCTCGCCGGCAACATCTTCGACCTGGTGGAGAAGTTCGCCGGCTACGGCTTCAACAAGTCCCACTCGGCGGCCTATGCGCTGGTCTCGTATCAAACGGCCTGGTTAAAAGCTCATTACCCTGGCCCGTTCATGGCAGCGGTGATCTCCACTGAGATGGACAACCTCGACAAGGTGGTGCCGCTGATCGAGGAGTGCCGCAACCTCGGGCTCACCGTGACTCCGCCGGACGTCAACGTCGGCGGCTACAAGTTCACCGTGGATGACGAGGCCCGGGTGGTCTACGGCCTCGGCGCCATCCGCGGCGTGGGCGAGGGGCCCATCGGCGCCATCGTCGAGGCCCGCGAGGCCGAGGGGCCCTTCAAGGATCTCTTCGACTTCTGCCGCCGCGTCGACCCCAAGCGCATGAACAAGCGCACCCTGGAGGCGCTGATCCGCTCCGGCGCCCTGGACAGCCTCGGCCCCAACCGCGCCGTGCTGGCCGCGGCGCTGGATGACGCCCTCAAGGCCGCCGCCCAGACCCAGACCAACCAGAACCTGGGCATGGTCGACATGTTCGGCGAGGCCTTCGCCGACGAGGAGGCCCAGGGCGGCGACGTCTACGCCGAGTATCGTCGGGTGCGCGAGTGGACCGACAAGGAGCGCTTGGCCGGCGAGAAGGAGACCCTGGGGCTCTACCTCACCGGTCACCCCATCGACGAGTACGAGAAGGAGCTCGAGCGCTTCGTCTCGACGCGCATCAGCGACCTCAAGCCGTCGCGTGAGCCCCAGCGGGTCGCCGGCCTGGTGGTGGGGGTGCGCACCATGAAGTCCAAGCGCGGTGACACCATGGCCTTCCTGACCCTGGACGACCGCACCGGGCGCATCGAGGCGTCGCTGTTCGGCGAGCTCTATGACCAGCTGCGCGGCCAGCTCGAGCCCGACCAGGTGCTGATCGTCGAGGGGGAGGTCTCCTCCGACGACTACTCCGGCGGGCTGCGCCTGCGTGGCAAGGAGATCACCCCGATGGTGGCGGCGCGCACCCGCTACGGCCAGGCGGTGGAACTCTCCCTGGACGGTGCGGCCATCAACGGCCGGCTGGTGGACTCGCTGCGGGCGAGCCTCGACCCCCATCGCGACGCCGAGGGCCTGCCGGTGCGCCTGCGCTACCGCAACGCCGAGGCCACCGGCTGGCTGGAGCTCGACGCCGCCTGGAAGGTCTCGCCCACCGATGAGCTGCTGATCCGCCTGCGCGAGGTGCAGGGTCAGGACGGGGTGCGGCTGAAGTACCGCTGAGCCTGGGTCAGGGCTTGCCTCTTCCTGGTCCGCTGCGGCAAGAGTCGGGGCTGACCCGGCGCCCCTCAGCGAAGGCGCTCCAGCCGTGCACCGCCTTGCGCCGCTCGTTGAGGGTGCGATAATGCCAGCCACTTCATTTTTCGCGCCGCTGCCCGCCACGGGGGCCGGCGGTGAAACACCACAAGGCCACTCGCCAATGAATCCCAACTATCTCGACTTCGAACAGCCCATCGCCGAGCTCCAGGCCAAGATCGAGGAGCTGCGCCTGGTCGGCAACGACAGCCAGCTCAACCTCAGCGACGAGATCGAGCGCCTCCAGGAGAAGAGCCGCAAGCTCACCGAGTCCATCTTCAAGGACCTCACCCCCTGGCAGGTCTCGCAGCTCTCCCGCCATCCCCAGCGTCCCTACACCCTGGACTACCTGGAGCACGTCTTCACCGACTTCGACGAGCTCCACGGCGACCGCCACTTCGCCGATGATGCCGCCATCGTCGGCGGCGTGGCGCGCCTCGACGACCGTCCGGTGATGGTGATCGGCCACCAGAAGGGCCGCGACGTGAAGGAGAAGGTGCGCCGCAACTTCGGCATGCCGCGCCCCGAGGGCTATCGCAAGGCGTGCCGCCTGATGGAGATGGCCGAGCGGTTCAAGATGCCGGTGCTCACCTTCATCGACACTCCCGGCGCCTATCCCGGCATCGATGCCGAGGAGCGCGGCCAGTCCGAGGCCATCGCCTACAACCTGGCGGTGATGTCGCGCCTGCGTACGCCGATCATCGCCACCGTGGTGGGCGAGGGCGGCTCCGGGGGGGCACTGGCCATCGGCGTCTGTGACGAGCTGGCCATGCTGCAGTACTCCACCTACTCGGTGATCTCCCCCGAGGGCTGCGCCTCCATCCTGTGGCGCAGCGCCGACAAGGCCTCCGACGCCGCCCAGGCCATGGGCGTCACCGCCGAGCGCCTTCGCGAGCTCGGCTTCGTGGATACCCTGATCGAGGAGCCGCTGGGCGGCGCCCACCGCCAGCCGGTTACCACCGCCGAGCGGGTCAGGGAGGCGCTGCTGGCCAGCCTCGAGCGCCTCGAGGCGATGGATACCGATGCGCTGCTGGCGCGTCGTTATGAGCGCCTGATGAGCTACGGCGCTCCGGTCTGACGGACCTTTCTGCGCTCGGCCATGCCCCTGCAAGCCACGATTGATCGCGCCCTGGCGGAGACCCCGCCGGGGCGTTGCGTCTGGGTGGCCCTCTCCGGCGGGCTCGACTCCGCGCTGCTGCTGACGCTCGCCGCCGAGGCGTGCCGGCGC
The Halomonas alkalicola DNA segment above includes these coding regions:
- the accA gene encoding acetyl-CoA carboxylase carboxyl transferase subunit alpha; its protein translation is MNPNYLDFEQPIAELQAKIEELRLVGNDSQLNLSDEIERLQEKSRKLTESIFKDLTPWQVSQLSRHPQRPYTLDYLEHVFTDFDELHGDRHFADDAAIVGGVARLDDRPVMVIGHQKGRDVKEKVRRNFGMPRPEGYRKACRLMEMAERFKMPVLTFIDTPGAYPGIDAEERGQSEAIAYNLAVMSRLRTPIIATVVGEGGSGGALAIGVCDELAMLQYSTYSVISPEGCASILWRSADKASDAAQAMGVTAERLRELGFVDTLIEEPLGGAHRQPVTTAERVREALLASLERLEAMDTDALLARRYERLMSYGAPV